The sequence below is a genomic window from Schistocerca nitens isolate TAMUIC-IGC-003100 chromosome 4, iqSchNite1.1, whole genome shotgun sequence.
ATCCAgaacccagcacttcctactccagccCTGTCACAGGCTTACCCCACACCATAAGAGGCTGAACCACCTTTGGAAGCAGTTGTgtaatataccagctctgctgccattgttgcacagctttttatattggtctgACTATCattcagctgtccaccaggatgagtggccactgccaaactgtggccaagagagaaGTTGACCACCCTGTAGCTTAAAATGtaactgaacataacatgcttgatttcaatggctgcctcAGAAGGCGAGCTATCTGGCTGCTCCTCTCCACCAACaggtttctgaactgtgcagatggcagTTATCCTTATAACCCACATCCACTACCAAAACCATCCCAGCCTCAATCAACAGTAACCAACTGTCCCTACACTGACGACCCAACAGTTAACTCACCCTCACTGTGTGTTGCTCTCCATTAACACACCACCATGTCTTTTCCCCTTCCTGCTCCTCTCTTTTGTGCTCCCTTTcctgctgacccccccccccccccccccccgtcccgtcCCCGTCCCCTAACTCCCTGCTCCACAGCCCCCTGACAACTACGCCTGGATGTCTTGTCGTGCAATCTATCTAGGCCCTGCTTGTTCCACCAGGCAACGGTCTTCTCCCCTCCCATCCCCACACCCATTCCCTGATACCCCTCCCGTTTCCCTGCCTCACTCCTGATTGCTGCTTTCGTTCAATGTGACAGTTGTAGTCTGGTTACAGCTGCAGGAGATAACAGTCatgtgtgcttgcttctgtgaatgtgaatgtgtgtgtgtggttttggtgGAAAGCTAAATGTTtaccagtctttttgttgtgcctgtctgcaacccaaCATTTCATCTTTGCAGTGAGGATCAATGTATTGCTTTGCTAAATTATGATGGACCGAAAGATACTTTGCTAGTATTGTAGACATTTCAACCTAGACTTTCCAGTGTTGTATTTTACTTTTCTTATATATTTTACATGTAATTGCATTCTTATGAGTTGTACTATGTTTTCATACTATAAAATGCTCTGAAATACGTATTCCTTATTTTATTGCTCCACATTACCTTGCTTATAAAAATGTGTTAACACTTTCATAAAGTAACAGAAATGTTAATATGTTGTAGACAAACCCTAATCAATTGAACCCTTCACTACGTAGCTTTGCATATCTGCAAAGTGGAATTAAACAAAATTTTCTCAGATATCTTTGCTAGTTTAACATTGAAGTTCCCTTTACACAACAACAATGCTGCATATCTAAAACTGAGAGCAAGAATTTGCCACTAGTCGACGCCACTGTCAATTTATATGACTTACGTTTGTCGTGTATACAGAAACCTCAGTTTTAGCATGAAGCAACATTTTATAATACGTGATGCAGTAACAATGGTGAATATGGCTTCATGATGTTCACGCACATTTTGTTTCCTGTACACTTGTTGACAAAGCATTACTGTGATGAATTCAGTTGTGTATTGGGATAATAGAAAACATAAGGTTTTGACACGAGATGAATTTATGGTGATGGTTTGCCCTTCTGAGAGTGAAGAAGGGGTGGAATTGGACAATTCTGATGAAGATCCAACAATAAACGCCCAAGGCCTTAAATCTCCAGACAGCGATAGTGATCCTGGAACTCTTCTTCTTCGTCATGCTTTAGGCTTTCCCTCAGCCTGTTGCAGCTACACCTGGTCCTTCCACCATTTTGCAGGTCTTCCGATGCATCTTTTACCTTGCAGAGTATATCACCAACAGTGTAGTGGTAATCTTGATTTGTCCATTCATAACAGATGGGATATCTGTTTTTGTCAGTATTTCTCCACTTTACTGCTTATAtcaaaaatatttaattccttcctgATACCTGTATTTCTGGTGTATCCTGCTATGtacctgaggaatttcatttcattggctttaatcttattttatctttctttttcattacccAAGATTCACTCCCATATAGTAATGTTGGTACtgacataactttataaaattttgtatatgttCCGGTTCTTGCTTTACGTTGGAGGGCTCTTCTGATAGTGCCATTTAAGTAGTTAAATTTCTCAATTTTGTCTTTTTGATCTCGGTCTCCCCTGTACAACAGCATGGTTCCTAGAAATTTGAATCTATCTACTTGCTCTATAATCTTGTCgtctataattatttttgttcttactggATTTTTCTCCACAGAAAGCCATGGCTTtagttttttgtattcctattgACTTATTATATATCTGGTATGTTTAGTATAGTTCTTAGGCAGCTCACTGCAGTCCATCTTCATTATTCAAAATTAACACTTGGTCATCTGTGAATAACAGTCATAATTTAATCTTTTTGGTTGAAGTTATATGTTTCAGtttctttctccattattgtaTAATGTTGTCAATGTATATATCAAAAAGCAGAGGAGACAAGCCGCAACCTTGTCAAACTTCTAAATTAATAATCTTTATTGTGTCTTCATTATCCCCAATTATTTGGATTCTTGTATTAGCATTGATCTTGTATTACCATAGATCTTTTGAACTTCCAGAAATTCAAACTAAAATTCCTGTTACCAAtacaagaaatataaaaaaacatcgcATTTTATGGAAAAAGCAAAGTTTTCCTTCCTTTCCCAGCAAGTTTCCATTCACAGGAAAGGACAAATTACACCAGTCAGTTCTACAGCTATCTAcatcatacaattttttaaaatatttcctcattgatgaaaatataaaaaattgtgGATGAAACAAATTTATATGTTATTCAACAAAATCCAAACAAGCCAATTTATTGTACAAATTatgacatttataatttttttggtaTATGCATCATCAGTGCTTTGGCCCCATGAGCCAACATCCGTGATTTATGGTGATGAAAATCGTGTAATGAAGGGTTAATAGTATCGAAGGAGTAAAGCGTATTTTCATTGTTTATAAATGAGTATGATGGGTGAGCCATTACGGGTGTGTCTTTTGGGTGTCATTTTTGGCTCCACTTTCttcttattattttaaaaattgtttttgtacTCTATTCTACCATTGGTTCCCACTGGACTGCAGCACAGATAGCGCAGATTATAGTCACAGTCGGGCCTCTCAAGCCTAGAGCCTATGTGTGTATGCAAGATGCGTAGTCATATTACAGACAAAAGTGAATAAAACACTTTTAGTtaaaagaagaagatgaaatgtTAAGTAATTTACACAAAAATCTTCTTTTGTAGGTCACTAAAAAATTAATACTGGTAATAGACTTGAGTATAAAAGGTAGGATTGTGACTTCCACAGTATGCATATGTGTAAGCAGCAGAAATCATGCAGATTGATTTTTGATGAACAATTCCATGTTTCTGTGAAAGTAACtggtatgcaggagtaggtttaataatgaataaaaaaaaaaaggagtacgggtaagctactgcaaacagcatagcgaacgcattattgtggccaagatagacacaaagcccacgcatacaacagtagtacaagtatatatgacaactagctctgcagatgacgaagaaattgatgaaatgtatgatgataaaaaaaagaaattattcaggtagtggagggagacgaaaatttaatagtcgtgggtgactggaattcaagagtaggaaaagggagagaaggaaacatagtaggtgaatatggattggggctaagaaatgaaagaggaagccgcctggtagaattttgcgcagagcataacaatcatagctaacacttggttcaagaatcatgatagaaggttgtatacatggaagaaccctggagatactaaaaggtatcagatagattatataatggtaagacacagatttaggaaccagattttaaattgtaaaacatttccagggtcagatgtggactctgaccacaatctattggttatgaactgtagattaaaaccgaagaaattgcaaaaaagtgggaagttaaggagatgggacctggataaactgaaaaaaccaggggttgtacagagtttcagggaaaacataagggaacaattgacaggaatagggaaaagaaatacagtagaagaagaatgggtagctttgagggctgaaatagtgaaggcagcagaggatcaaataggtaaaaagatgagggctagtagaaatccttggataacagaagaaatattgaatttaattgatgaaaggagaaaatataaaaatgcagtaaatgaagcaggcaaaaaggaatacaaacgtctcaaaaatgatatccacaggaagtgcaagatggctaagcagggatggctagaggacaaatgtaaggatgtagaggcttatctcactaggggtaagatagatactgccaacaggaaaattagatagacctttggagaaaggagaaccacttgcatgaatatcaagagctatgatggaaacccagttctaagcaaagaagggaaagcagaaaggtggaaggagtatatagagggtctatacaagggcgatgtacttgaggacaatattatggaaatgaaagaggatgtagatgaagatgaaatgggagatatgatattgcgtgaagagtttgacagagcactgaaagacctgagtcgaaataaggcccccggagtagacaacattccattagaactactgacagccttgggagagccagtcctgacaaaactctaccatctggtgagcaagatgtatgagacaggcgaaataccctcagacttcaagaagaatataataatcccaatcccaaagaaagcaggtgttgacagatgtgaaaattaccgaactatcagtttaataagtcacagctgcaaaatactaacacgaattctttacagacaaatggaaaaactggtagaagccgacctcggggaagatcagtttggattccgtagaaatgttggaacacgagaggcaatactgaccttacgacttatcttagaagaaagattaaggaaaggcaaacctacgtttctagcatttgtagacttagagaaagcttttgacaatgttgactggaatactctatttcaaattctaaaggtggcaagggtaaaatacagggagcgaaaggctatttacaatttgtacagaaaccagatggcagtcatacgagtcgaggggtatgaaagggaagcggtggttgggaagggagtgagacaggattgtagcctatccccaatgttattcaatatgtatattgagcaatcagtgaaggaaacaaaagaaaattcggcgtaggtattaaaatccatggagaagaaataaaaactttgaggttcgccgatgatattgtaattctgtcagagacagcaaaggacttggaagagcagttgaacagaatggacagtcttgaaaggagggtataagatgaacatcaacaaaagcaaaacgaggataatggaatgtagtcgaattaagtcgggtgatgttgagggaattagattaggaaatgagacaaagtagtaaaggagttttgctatttggggagcaaaataactgatgatggtcgaagtagagaggatatcaaatgtagactggcaatggcaaggaaagcgtttctgaagaagaaacatttgttaacatcaagtacagatttaaatgtctggaagtcgtctctgaaagtatttgtgtggagtgtagccatgtatggaagtgaaacgtggacgataaatagcttagacaagaagagaatagaagcttttgaaatgtggtgctacagaagaatgctgaagatcagatgggtagatcacataactaatgaggaggtattgaatagaattggggagaagaggagcttgtggcacaacttgactagaagaagggatcagttggtaggacatgttctgagacatcgagggatcaccaatttagtattggagggcagcgtgaagggtaatcatagagggagaccaagagatgaatacactaagcagattcagaaggatgtaggctgcagtaggtactgggggatgaagaagcttgcacaggatagagtagcatggagagctgcatcaaaccagtctcaggactgaagaccacaacgaccacaacaacaacaacaacaacaacaactggtattATTCAATACTTTTCCAGTCATTATAGCACATACTCATAATAATGACTTAAATCATGGTTATATCTGTTTGGGGCAATGCAGTCTTGTTAGAAACAAATAAGACTAACAGAGGGGAAATCCACAACCAGTTAAACTTTCTGACTGCCAAAAACTAATCAAATGATGATAATTTACTGGTAGAGAGCTTACGATATTTATTCCATGGAAGAATGAGCCTTTTATATTCTGAAACCTTTCTTCCCTTTGATTTGTTGGGTACTTTGAGGACAGGCTGTTACATttggaagggggtgggggtgagTGGCTGGGGAGAGGAGGTTAAAAAATTTAACCAACTGTAATTCTTATCTACCACACTTTTGCAAAAGGTTGAAATTGATTGCCTTGCTTACAATGTTGTTTTTCCCATATTGTTGTGCAAGATTTTCACAGGGGAAACGTTCTTGAAACTATTTCACATCATTCTGTTGTGcaatcattattttaaaaaatgatatgTGCAAAAACTAGCAAAGTTTTCAATCTTGCTTATGTGGCTTTTGATGACTCAGTACCTCTGCTATTCAGTGAGTTGTCACatttactcattaatttattaacAGTCCTCATGGTTGTCAATACAAAATGCAATGCAGAGGTCCTATTTCCAAGGCAACAATGAGGTGGAATAACACTTTCCACTGCTCAAGGGCTACTTGTGCAAATGAAGAAGAGTTACATAATTGATTCAGAGAAAACTGTTCCATGAACCAGCAGGGAAGAGTCAGCTTAAGGCCATACAACTTTTTTTTGCCTACAGACAATTAACAGCAGTAATGTGACCTGCCACAAACATTATTTAGCGATAATGgcaactctcccaatgaatgtctggcaattatatttaaaaaaattgctttaattattttgcAACAGTAGCATGCAAACACATTTATCTTTCTATGATGGTGAGAACTTTTAAATATGTACACTGAAGCAAACCACTGTAAATTTCACAATTTAATGTTTATAATTTCATCAACTGAATATCTGGGAAGAGAAAAAGGGAAGACGAGACAATTCATTTCATCAGGTTTAGTTTATTGAGCAAACCTTTTATAACAATGCCTGCCACAATATGACGAACATCACATCAGTCATTACAGTCTTAacaaataaaattcttttcataCTAATGCTGTACTACACTTTGGTTTACCAAAATCTTCAGATCATTTGCACAAAATATGTGACCTCATAACATACTTTTGTACATTTGTCGAATATAAAAAAGCTGTATATTATCTTTCATAAACATCCAcatttaaaagtaaaagaaaataataataatagtactcgAGAATTTGTCACACTATTAACAATAAATTTCTTCGACATAAGTTTGACTGAACTTATGTGAGAAAACAAAACAGTTTATACATTTAATATAAAATCATATTTATACAATAGTAGTTTTAAAGTGGGCCTAACTTGGACTTGAGTAAGTGTGATCGTAACATCTGCCCCTTGTCTTACAACTGCCATTACCTATACCCTTCTCTCAAGCCTGATTTACAAGACAGCTCTGAGCAGCTAACAAAACATAGGATTTTTAGTAACAATTTTATGCATGAAGACAAGAAATATTGCATCTCATAATGATATAACTGCTGGGCACAAGCTCAATACCAAGAAATGTCATGCAGAAACAGAGGAGACTAGCACAAAAAACCTGCAccaattaaaatcaataaaaacagttcCTATTAATTACATTTATTCTTTGTAATTAACTGGACAgtcaaaattaatatatttttacacATGTTAATTTCAAAAAGGAACTTTCAATGGGTGTATGATATATATGCAAACTGAAAAAGCAAGCAATGGAGAGGCTTGCATATAACGAGATAAGGATTACGAAATAGAAAGTATATCAACAATATACAGCAGACCAAATTATTGTAAAGCTATTTTCCTTCTTTCATACGCAGTAAGTACACAACATAGCATAAGAGCACTGTTTCCTTAGATTTTTAATCCAGTGCTCAGTATAATGATTGCTAGTCCCCACTGGCTCAGTCTCCAAATTGACACTGACGAACATGAGATGCAGTGCGAGCACTAAAAACAGTGCTTCAAACAACCGCATTACAAGAAAATCTTTACTAATATAAATTCCTCCAGTGCTAAATCCCCACCGTACATACTACAAAGGGATTTCTAGTCGGCAGCTCAACAACACACCGCCACGAGGCACCATGATTACATCCCTACAAGATCTCTTTGAGTTATGTCACTTCAAAGCACGGTAAAGCCTCCAACCCCAGAAAGCTGTAGCCACAAATGACACACCAACATGGAGCAGCTGAAACCGCATGCTGGGTCGGCGCACCAGTACAACTGCAGAAGCCTGTGTGCAAGATGGAGGGAGGCGCCGTGGCAGGCGCCGGCGGTCCCGCTCTACTTGATATTGACAGCACGGGTCCAGTTGCCATGACACAGCATACAGACCAGTGCAAAGTAGGGACACCGCTGTCAGTGGTGCATAGGCACAAGGCCGGTCGGGCCATAAGAAACCTTAATAAAATTCAAAGATCTGTCAAAATCATTTCACACTGAAGTAACAAACTTCAGATTCATTTTGGTTAATTTACATAATATAAACAACAATGGAAAACATAAATATGatacaaaaaagaattacatattACTGCATCAACAACAGGAACTAAAACTTTATTACATTTCTTTAACAAGTAAACCAGCACATTAGAAACTGTATGATTTTATATACAGATATCAACGATAACTTCATATGACAAAACAACCGAAAAACAATAGTGAAGGTCAGCCTAGTGCTCAGTGCTTTTCGAGTGATATGGCAAGGAGTCTACAAACTTCCTACTTCATTTAAAGAATCAATCCTCTCCCAAAAATTTTTCTATTAATTTCGATCCACAACAAAAAAATGCAGGCTGGAGCATGTGAGATTTAAAAAATGAGATTCCAGTACTCACTGATAGCATGGAAAGAATGATACTCAAACTTCAGTAGATAAAGAAAACCCAGTGAGCTTTAGATTAAAACATTTTGCTTCAAAAGCAGAGTTCTTTTTGGATGTAAACAGCAGTTTGTATTTTGGGAAATTGGGCAATATGGTAGCAACAGTTTGAGCACTGAATGGAACAAGAAGAGGATGTTGCACAAGACACATATCAAAGTCTCTCCAGAGCTCAACTCTCCAACTTCAGAACTCTGCAATATTTGTAATGTGTACTGTCAAAAGCAATTAATTTGATAACTAAGTATGATCATATATGAATTGTTCGCTTagcgtatacacacatcaaaaaacattttgcatcatcccagttcccagaactcctgaagatagatgttgactgtggatattgtatcacagacacagcccctttggctgttcagatatgtcactaaacctgcccaaagatgtaaacaatcatgcatgagcagtgcaTATTAGATGGAGGGTGTCCGACCGCCAATTAGTTCCTGgagggaggtacacagctcgtgttgtctgtcgttcaaccatgcctagacagtcaataccgcggttcaatcgcatctgcattgttactttgtgccaagaagggctctcaacaagggaagtgtccaggtgtctctgagtgtaccatagcgatgttgttcggatatggaagagatacagagagacaagaactgtcaatggcatgcctcactcaggccgcccaagggcaactactgcagtggatacctacggattatgcctcagAGGAACCCCGACAGTAAtgtcaccatgttgaatgatgcttttcgtgcatccacaggacattgtgttacgactcaaactgtgcgccataggctgcaggatgcgcaacttccctctcaacatccatggcgaggtcgatctttgcaaccatgacaccatgcagcgcagtacagatggacccaacaacatgccaaatagactgttcaggattggcatcactttctcttcaccaatgagcgtcgcatatgccttcaaccagacaatcatcagaggcAATCCGGCCACACTGAacatcttagacacactgtcctgcaagtgcagcaaagtggaggttccctgctgttttggggtggcattatgtggggccgatgtccgccactggtggtcatggaaggcaccgtaacggctgtacgatacgtgaatgccatcctctgaccaatagtgcaaccatatcggcagcatgttggcaaggcattcgtcttcatggatgagaattcatgcccccatcgtgcacatcttgtg
It includes:
- the LOC126253470 gene encoding transmembrane protein 11 homolog, mitochondrial; amino-acid sequence: MVDEGDSRDLDPSQIAIIHEVYDSENAHETFELELERALEAGCSIIVIEPSRLGDETARWIAVGNCLRKTAVLSSICSIGAGFLWPDRPCAYAPLTAVSLLCTGLYAVSWQLDPCCQYQVERDRRRLPRRLPPSCTQASAVVLVRRPSMRFQLLHVGVSFVATAFWGWRLYRALK